In Pseudarthrobacter sp. ATCC 49987, the following proteins share a genomic window:
- a CDS encoding ATP-binding response regulator, which produces MSPDETLRLLQQNAFDAAPLATAIFRKESPTELVFLGGNRKLDALLHDSSKPADDPDDVPTPALIKLIATSLSDPADDQTMTVHLGEQLAAFRPQVKMFNVPGDPGEYLVVQLAALAEPDSTEHGLHSTIRQLKDLLDNSAALMYVKDLDGRYLIANHYYARHLGIAAESIIGLTDYDLFPKAVADNYSNNDHMVIRTASSIEVEELLATDRDQSELDEDSRWLSIKFPLLDDAGKPYALGAISTDITDRKRAERAAREAMHDAERANRSKSEFLSRMSHELRTPLNAILGFAQLLQDSPLSPSAAESTGHILDAGKHLLALVNDVLDITWIEAGAPGIASAPVPAIESIHQALKLVRPLAAAQDIEIASDLHGALHRYVLADTQRLRQVFINLLSNAVKFNNPQGAVRVWCEAVDGTLRFLVMDTGPGMSEDDVERLFKPFVRLDQAAAIEGSGLGLALSRRLVEEMGGSLGIEHTAPWEGSTFYVDMPLAPAPEEDLDTSAPEKDALDTNEAAHATILQIEDTYANIRLVENIISGMGGLNLISATSGESGVALAQDQAPQLILLDVNLSDMSGVQVVKLLQQDQRTKDIPVIILSADATPARIAELRSMKILDYLTKPFDIEHFARTVRQALALA; this is translated from the coding sequence ATGATCCGGATGATGTCCCAACACCGGCCCTGATAAAACTCATTGCGACATCGCTTTCTGACCCGGCGGACGATCAAACCATGACGGTTCATCTGGGCGAGCAGCTGGCTGCTTTCCGCCCCCAGGTCAAGATGTTCAACGTACCCGGCGATCCCGGGGAGTATCTGGTGGTTCAGTTGGCGGCTTTGGCGGAACCGGACTCCACCGAACACGGCCTACATTCCACAATCCGGCAGCTGAAGGATCTGTTAGATAATTCAGCGGCCCTCATGTATGTCAAAGACCTAGACGGACGTTACCTGATTGCCAATCACTACTACGCTCGACACCTTGGGATCGCAGCAGAATCAATTATCGGCCTGACTGATTATGACTTGTTTCCTAAGGCCGTGGCTGACAACTACTCCAACAACGATCACATGGTCATCAGGACCGCCAGCTCAATCGAAGTCGAGGAACTCTTGGCGACAGACCGGGACCAGTCCGAATTGGATGAAGACAGCCGTTGGCTGTCCATAAAATTCCCGCTTCTGGATGACGCCGGCAAGCCATACGCTCTGGGCGCGATCTCTACGGACATCACTGATCGGAAGCGGGCAGAAAGGGCTGCGCGGGAAGCGATGCATGACGCGGAGCGTGCTAACCGCTCGAAAAGCGAATTCCTGTCAAGGATGAGCCACGAGTTGCGTACGCCGCTGAATGCCATATTAGGGTTCGCGCAACTGCTTCAGGACTCACCCCTCAGCCCCAGCGCAGCGGAGAGTACGGGCCATATCCTCGATGCCGGCAAGCACCTCCTGGCACTCGTTAATGATGTTCTGGACATCACCTGGATCGAGGCCGGCGCCCCTGGCATTGCCTCCGCTCCTGTACCGGCAATCGAGTCGATCCACCAGGCCCTCAAATTGGTGCGCCCGCTGGCCGCTGCACAGGACATCGAGATCGCTAGCGACTTGCATGGCGCCTTGCACCGTTACGTCCTAGCTGACACTCAGCGGCTAAGACAAGTCTTCATCAATTTGCTGAGCAACGCTGTGAAGTTCAACAACCCCCAGGGTGCTGTAAGGGTCTGGTGCGAGGCAGTGGACGGGACGCTGCGCTTCTTGGTCATGGACACGGGCCCTGGAATGTCCGAGGACGACGTGGAGCGGCTGTTCAAACCATTTGTGCGCCTTGATCAAGCGGCTGCCATTGAGGGGTCCGGCCTAGGCCTAGCCCTTTCCCGACGCCTTGTGGAGGAAATGGGCGGCTCTTTAGGCATTGAACACACCGCCCCGTGGGAGGGGTCAACCTTTTACGTGGACATGCCACTCGCGCCTGCACCGGAGGAGGACCTCGACACGTCGGCCCCCGAAAAAGATGCTCTCGACACCAACGAGGCTGCTCATGCTACGATCCTGCAGATTGAAGACACTTACGCGAATATCCGCTTGGTGGAGAACATCATTTCCGGGATGGGCGGGCTGAACCTTATTTCGGCTACAAGTGGTGAGTCCGGGGTAGCTTTGGCCCAAGATCAGGCGCCTCAGCTTATCCTGTTGGACGTGAATCTCTCCGACATGTCAGGGGTTCAAGTCGTAAAACTCTTGCAGCAGGACCAGCGCACGAAGGACATCCCGGTGATTATTCTTTCCGCAGATGCAACTCCGGCGCGCATAGCCGAACTCCGGAGTATGAAGATCCTTGACTACCTAACGAAACCGTTCGACATCGAGCATTTTGCGCGGACAGTTCGCCAGGCGCTAGCCCTGGCATGA
- a CDS encoding carbon-nitrogen hydrolase family protein — MRLAVAQIISGADPAENLDLVRDYAAEAKAAGAELVVFPEAVMRAFGHSLADVAEPLDGPWAEQMRGIAEELGIVVVAGMFTPGQGGRVRNTLLVAGPGVDTSYDKVHLFDAFGFEESESVDAGEGPVTFEFKGTVFGLATCYDVRFPALFSANARAGAQVNIVCASWGAGEGKAEQWDLLVRARALDSTTFVVACGQGDPETIGAGSAGAAPTGIGRSAVISPLGTELAKLGGKPELIVVDIDPSQVNDVRGKLPVLANARHFQGSAKP; from the coding sequence ATGCGTCTCGCAGTCGCCCAGATCATCAGCGGCGCCGACCCGGCCGAAAACCTCGATCTTGTCCGGGACTATGCCGCCGAAGCCAAAGCGGCCGGGGCCGAGCTCGTCGTGTTTCCCGAGGCAGTCATGCGGGCTTTTGGTCACTCCCTGGCCGATGTCGCTGAGCCTCTTGACGGTCCCTGGGCCGAGCAAATGCGCGGGATCGCCGAGGAACTGGGCATTGTGGTCGTGGCCGGAATGTTCACGCCCGGACAGGGCGGACGGGTACGGAACACCTTGCTGGTCGCAGGACCGGGGGTTGATACCTCGTACGACAAGGTCCACCTCTTCGATGCCTTCGGCTTCGAAGAGTCGGAAAGCGTCGACGCCGGCGAGGGGCCTGTGACCTTTGAATTCAAGGGGACGGTTTTCGGCTTGGCCACCTGCTATGACGTGCGCTTCCCGGCCCTGTTTTCGGCCAACGCCAGAGCGGGAGCCCAGGTCAATATCGTGTGTGCCTCATGGGGTGCGGGTGAAGGTAAGGCTGAGCAGTGGGACCTGCTGGTCCGGGCCCGCGCACTGGACAGCACGACTTTCGTGGTCGCCTGCGGCCAAGGGGACCCCGAAACTATCGGTGCCGGCTCCGCGGGCGCTGCTCCCACCGGGATCGGCCGCAGCGCGGTGATCTCTCCGCTGGGAACCGAACTAGCGAAACTTGGGGGCAAGCCTGAACTGATCGTTGTCGACATCGACCCGTCACAGGTCAACGACGTCCGCGGAAAACTTCCAGTGCTGGCCAACGCCCGCCATTTCCAGGGCTCGGCTAAGCCGTAA
- a CDS encoding response regulator, with protein sequence MKILTIFIADDHPVYREGLAQNWKNVPQIKVVGSAGDGKSALAAIRELKPDVAVMDLQLPELNGMEVLETLFAEAAPTNILVLTAYMDSKTVFRAFTHGARGFLEKAASFDEITDAVLRIGAGGTIIAPFAQDVLARELRTRRDTPDRPTLTAREVEILRLAADGHSGQKIANELHISLTTVKTHLQHIYEKLEVSDRASAVAQAIRRGILH encoded by the coding sequence ATGAAGATCCTCACCATCTTCATCGCCGATGACCACCCGGTCTACAGGGAGGGCCTCGCCCAGAACTGGAAGAACGTGCCTCAAATCAAGGTTGTCGGCTCCGCCGGTGACGGTAAGAGCGCACTGGCAGCGATCCGGGAACTGAAGCCAGATGTGGCAGTCATGGATTTACAACTGCCCGAGCTCAACGGCATGGAAGTCCTGGAGACGCTGTTCGCCGAGGCGGCACCGACGAACATTCTTGTCTTGACCGCATACATGGACAGCAAGACGGTCTTCAGGGCCTTCACGCACGGAGCCCGCGGGTTCCTGGAGAAAGCGGCGTCCTTTGATGAGATCACGGATGCAGTCCTGCGCATCGGTGCGGGTGGAACCATCATCGCCCCGTTCGCGCAGGACGTGCTCGCCCGCGAACTACGAACCCGCCGGGACACGCCTGACAGGCCGACGCTCACCGCCCGCGAGGTCGAAATTCTTCGTCTTGCAGCAGATGGCCATTCGGGTCAGAAGATTGCCAACGAGCTGCACATCTCCTTGACGACCGTCAAGACGCATCTGCAGCACATCTACGAAAAACTCGAAGTCTCGGACCGGGCCTCCGCGGTCGCGCAAGCCATCCGACGCGGAATCCTCCACTAA
- a CDS encoding fumarylacetoacetate hydrolase family protein: protein MRIARLQTPDGVRHAIHLNEEWHHIDDPFAEVPSFSGAITPAEGAKLLAPACPAVIVGVGHNGLDHPLPVQPWLKSVHTIANPTDVVRAQRGIGPVHVEGELAVVIGKSAAHLTSDNALAHVLGYTIANDVTNANQGAIDERLFQAKAGTKYTPLGPWIETDLADPDDVTIDVMINGQVKARSGTFNLPSSVVDCLVHVTKWLALEAGDVVMTGAPGTFVEVQQGDEAAISIAGIGTLINSVG from the coding sequence GTGCGTATTGCGCGATTACAGACCCCCGATGGCGTCCGCCATGCCATCCATCTGAACGAAGAGTGGCACCACATTGATGATCCATTTGCGGAGGTCCCCTCTTTCTCGGGTGCAATAACGCCCGCGGAAGGCGCCAAGCTGCTTGCCCCCGCCTGCCCCGCCGTCATTGTAGGTGTCGGTCACAACGGCCTTGACCATCCATTGCCTGTGCAGCCTTGGCTCAAGTCAGTGCACACGATTGCAAACCCGACAGACGTCGTCCGGGCACAGCGCGGCATCGGGCCCGTGCACGTTGAAGGCGAACTGGCCGTGGTCATCGGTAAGAGCGCTGCGCACCTCACATCGGATAATGCCTTGGCGCACGTCTTGGGTTACACCATCGCCAACGATGTTACCAACGCCAATCAAGGGGCCATTGATGAAAGACTCTTCCAGGCCAAAGCGGGGACCAAGTACACCCCCCTTGGGCCCTGGATTGAGACGGACCTCGCGGATCCTGACGACGTCACCATCGACGTAATGATCAATGGGCAGGTCAAGGCACGATCTGGCACCTTCAACCTGCCCTCAAGTGTGGTCGACTGTCTGGTCCATGTCACGAAGTGGTTGGCCCTAGAAGCTGGCGACGTTGTCATGACGGGCGCCCCCGGTACCTTCGTGGAAGTCCAGCAAGGAGACGAGGCAGCTATCTCCATTGCTGGCATCGGCACACTGATCAACTCTGTCGGCTGA
- a CDS encoding LLM class flavin-dependent oxidoreductase, translating into MKLGVFLPNGQNGYIISENAPQYEPSFEHCLEIAQEVENIGLDFVLSMIKYRGFGGKTGYWDGCLDSVILATGIAAHTSKIDVFATVPILGIPPVIAARQLATFDEIAKGRGGVNLVTGWNRPEYDPMGLWPGDDYYDRRYDYAAEYVQIMRGLWRDGRTTFKGDFFDIQDATCLPSSGRELPIVTAGQSKKGQEYTAHHGDYNFVFADRALLPQITKPMNEEAARVGRSVGSYALFTVIAAETDEEALAKTQHIIDGRDLEALKNVAGSASLDPQTGGTSEHFVAGLTAPAEEGNLTFMSFPVLHGSYENVAEQIATMERDTGAAGVLMTFVDYVPDIKIFGEKVLPLVREKLAALQPA; encoded by the coding sequence ATGAAACTCGGAGTCTTCCTTCCGAATGGCCAAAACGGATACATCATTTCCGAAAACGCGCCGCAGTACGAGCCCTCCTTTGAACACTGCCTGGAGATCGCCCAGGAGGTCGAGAACATCGGTCTCGATTTTGTCCTCTCGATGATCAAATATCGCGGTTTTGGCGGCAAGACCGGTTACTGGGATGGTTGCCTCGACTCGGTCATCCTGGCTACCGGCATCGCCGCCCACACCAGCAAGATCGATGTATTCGCCACGGTTCCGATCCTCGGTATCCCTCCGGTCATTGCCGCCCGCCAGCTTGCGACCTTCGATGAGATTGCCAAGGGCCGGGGAGGCGTGAATCTTGTAACAGGCTGGAACCGCCCTGAATACGACCCCATGGGCCTATGGCCAGGCGACGACTACTACGACAGGCGCTACGACTATGCAGCGGAGTACGTACAGATCATGCGTGGCCTCTGGCGAGACGGCCGCACTACGTTCAAGGGTGATTTCTTCGACATTCAGGACGCGACGTGCCTGCCGAGCTCCGGTCGTGAACTCCCCATCGTTACCGCCGGACAGTCAAAGAAGGGTCAGGAGTACACCGCGCACCACGGCGACTACAATTTCGTCTTTGCCGACCGTGCGCTCTTGCCACAGATCACAAAGCCGATGAACGAGGAAGCAGCGCGGGTCGGGCGTTCAGTCGGCAGCTATGCTCTCTTTACGGTTATCGCCGCGGAGACCGACGAAGAGGCACTCGCAAAGACTCAGCACATCATTGACGGTCGTGACTTGGAAGCACTCAAAAACGTTGCTGGCAGCGCCTCTCTCGACCCTCAGACCGGAGGCACCAGCGAACACTTTGTCGCCGGGCTTACTGCGCCTGCTGAAGAGGGCAACTTGACCTTCATGAGCTTCCCGGTACTTCACGGCTCCTACGAGAACGTGGCTGAGCAGATCGCCACGATGGAGCGTGATACGGGTGCGGCGGGCGTGCTCATGACGTTTGTGGACTACGTGCCGGATATCAAGATTTTCGGCGAGAAGGTCCTGCCGCTCGTCCGCGAAAAGCTTGCCGCGCTCCAGCCCGCCTAA
- a CDS encoding NADPH-dependent FMN reductase — protein MTLKATIVVGNPKPKSRTLEVAKSLVEKLLAPGSYRLEIIDLADHTAEIFAWPSEEMAALNARVAESDFVVFASPTYKATYTGLLKAFLDRYPTNGLSGVTAIPVHTGGDLTHAMGPSVSLAPLLVELGAVVPGRGFYFVSSQMEHLDEITEQAAAEYAANLSRVANVAASVSTPVA, from the coding sequence GTGACACTAAAGGCAACAATCGTCGTAGGCAACCCCAAACCCAAGTCGCGGACCCTGGAAGTAGCGAAGAGCCTCGTCGAGAAGCTCCTCGCGCCCGGCAGTTACCGGCTCGAGATCATCGATCTGGCCGACCACACGGCGGAGATTTTCGCGTGGCCGTCGGAGGAGATGGCGGCTTTGAACGCCCGCGTCGCGGAGAGCGACTTCGTGGTCTTCGCATCGCCCACTTACAAGGCCACCTACACGGGTCTTCTCAAGGCCTTCTTGGACAGGTATCCGACGAATGGCCTGTCCGGGGTGACGGCAATTCCCGTCCATACCGGAGGCGATCTCACCCACGCCATGGGTCCGTCGGTAAGCCTCGCACCACTTCTGGTCGAACTCGGCGCGGTCGTCCCGGGCCGCGGCTTCTACTTTGTGTCCAGCCAGATGGAGCACCTGGACGAAATCACCGAGCAGGCGGCCGCTGAGTACGCCGCCAATCTCAGCCGTGTCGCCAACGTCGCCGCCTCGGTGTCCACGCCGGTTGCCTGA
- a CDS encoding NAD-dependent succinate-semialdehyde dehydrogenase, which translates to MSVSALVEVDVLDAVPTGLYIDGQWRPAGSGGTFDVEDPATGKVLLSIADAGPEDGVAALDAADAAQESWAKVPPRERGEILHRAFELLTERTEAFALLMTLEMGKPLAEARGEVAYAAEFLRWFSEEAVRAFGRYSVSPDGKSRLLVTKKPVGPCLLITPWNFPLAMATRKIAPAVAAGCTMVLKPAKLTPLTSMLFAAVMHEAGLPAGVLNVVPSSTAGATTGPLIKDSRLRKLSFTGSTQVGRRLLADASETVLRTSMELGGNAPFIVFEDADVDAAVNGAMLAKLRNMGEACTAANRFIIHETVAAEFAEKFAAKMKEMTTARGTEPDSTVGPLIDAKSRDKVHELVADALASGATAILGGAPVDGPGYFYQPTILIGVAAESRILSEEIFGPVAPITTFTSEDEAVRLANNTEYGLVAYVFTKDLNRGIRMGEKLETGMLGLNAGVISNAAAPFGGVKQSGLGREGGLEGMEEYLNTQYIGISDPYNG; encoded by the coding sequence ATGAGTGTTTCCGCACTTGTAGAAGTGGATGTCCTCGACGCGGTCCCGACCGGGCTGTATATCGATGGCCAGTGGCGTCCGGCCGGATCAGGCGGAACGTTCGATGTCGAGGACCCTGCTACCGGGAAGGTATTGTTGAGTATCGCCGATGCAGGCCCCGAAGACGGTGTCGCAGCGTTGGACGCGGCAGATGCCGCGCAGGAGTCCTGGGCAAAAGTTCCCCCGCGTGAGCGCGGGGAAATTCTGCACCGTGCCTTTGAGCTGCTCACGGAGCGTACCGAAGCGTTCGCTCTGCTGATGACCCTGGAGATGGGCAAGCCCCTGGCAGAAGCCCGCGGCGAAGTAGCGTACGCAGCTGAGTTTCTGCGCTGGTTCTCGGAGGAAGCTGTCCGTGCCTTCGGTCGCTACTCCGTCTCTCCCGACGGCAAATCCCGACTCTTGGTCACAAAGAAGCCGGTGGGTCCGTGCCTGCTGATCACCCCGTGGAACTTCCCGTTGGCCATGGCTACCCGCAAGATCGCTCCCGCTGTTGCAGCTGGCTGCACCATGGTCCTCAAGCCGGCGAAGCTCACACCGCTGACGTCCATGCTGTTCGCCGCCGTTATGCACGAAGCAGGCCTCCCAGCCGGTGTGTTGAACGTGGTCCCGTCCTCAACCGCAGGCGCCACCACCGGGCCGCTGATCAAGGACTCCAGACTGCGCAAACTCTCCTTTACCGGCTCCACCCAGGTCGGCCGGCGGTTGCTGGCCGACGCATCTGAGACGGTACTGCGTACCTCCATGGAGTTGGGTGGCAACGCGCCCTTCATCGTGTTTGAAGATGCCGACGTGGATGCAGCAGTCAACGGAGCCATGCTCGCCAAGCTTCGAAACATGGGTGAAGCCTGCACCGCTGCGAACCGGTTCATCATCCACGAAACAGTTGCTGCCGAATTCGCTGAGAAGTTCGCGGCAAAAATGAAGGAAATGACCACCGCCCGCGGCACCGAGCCCGACTCCACAGTGGGTCCGCTCATCGATGCCAAGAGCCGTGACAAGGTCCATGAGCTGGTCGCCGACGCCCTCGCCTCAGGTGCCACGGCCATACTCGGCGGTGCACCGGTGGACGGACCGGGCTACTTCTACCAACCCACCATTCTCATCGGCGTAGCCGCAGAAAGCCGGATCCTTTCCGAGGAAATTTTCGGACCGGTGGCACCGATCACCACGTTCACCAGCGAGGATGAGGCCGTCAGGCTGGCCAACAACACCGAATATGGGCTCGTGGCTTACGTCTTCACAAAGGACCTGAACCGCGGGATCAGGATGGGCGAGAAGCTCGAAACCGGGATGCTCGGCCTGAACGCCGGCGTCATTTCCAACGCCGCAGCACCCTTCGGCGGAGTGAAACAGTCGGGGCTGGGACGCGAGGGCGGACTCGAAGGCATGGAGGAATACCTTAACACCCAATACATCGGCATTAGCGACCCCTACAACGGTTGA
- a CDS encoding AmiS/UreI family transporter — protein MSAVGLFYVGAVLFINGLMLLGRVSARSAGIFNILVGGLQCVMPLMILAQSGGDAATLHATFPTLSFGFTYLYVGIANLAGISGEGIGWFSLFVAASTIYAAIDSFFAEDLTFGVIWLAWGILWLLFFALLALEKSTLTPFAGWLVTLWALPTTSIPAVLLLRDAWVPGAAGAAGLLVLLGVLAITATVLARRTLAAAETSNAPENELAGQSV, from the coding sequence ATGAGCGCAGTGGGACTGTTCTACGTAGGTGCGGTTCTCTTCATCAACGGCCTGATGTTGCTCGGACGCGTATCAGCCAGGAGCGCCGGAATCTTCAACATACTCGTCGGTGGGCTGCAGTGCGTGATGCCACTGATGATTCTGGCCCAGTCCGGAGGGGATGCGGCGACACTGCACGCGACATTCCCGACCCTGAGCTTCGGCTTCACCTATCTGTATGTCGGTATCGCTAATCTGGCGGGGATCTCAGGTGAAGGCATCGGGTGGTTCTCTCTCTTCGTCGCGGCCTCGACCATCTACGCCGCGATTGACTCGTTCTTCGCCGAAGATCTCACCTTCGGAGTAATCTGGTTGGCTTGGGGGATCCTCTGGTTGTTGTTCTTCGCCCTACTCGCGCTGGAAAAATCAACCCTGACCCCTTTTGCCGGGTGGCTGGTGACGCTATGGGCTCTTCCGACGACGTCGATCCCGGCCGTGCTGCTGTTGCGCGATGCCTGGGTGCCCGGGGCCGCGGGGGCGGCTGGGTTGCTGGTATTGCTGGGGGTTCTGGCGATTACGGCGACGGTCCTGGCCAGGCGAACCCTTGCGGCAGCTGAAACGTCGAACGCACCGGAGAATGAGCTAGCGGGCCAGTCCGTTTAG
- a CDS encoding MarR family transcriptional regulator — MSTTTANVGLVAALAAAMRRVHGRAHALVLTEGLTVNQWSALDFVARSSTPVAMSEIVEAVGLTGPSLTRAVDKLVNSALLVREVDSGDRRRVLVNPLRRGYEVHAMLAPQMETLEQELAGSPKTADQILQMLNGLAR; from the coding sequence ATGTCGACGACAACAGCGAATGTCGGGTTGGTCGCGGCCCTCGCGGCAGCCATGCGGCGCGTACACGGGCGTGCCCATGCCCTGGTCTTAACTGAAGGGCTCACCGTGAATCAGTGGTCGGCCCTGGACTTCGTCGCCCGGTCCTCTACGCCTGTGGCCATGTCCGAGATCGTTGAGGCCGTGGGGCTGACCGGCCCCAGCCTCACCCGGGCGGTGGACAAACTGGTGAACTCTGCACTATTAGTCCGCGAAGTCGACTCGGGTGACCGTCGGCGCGTCCTGGTGAACCCCTTGAGAAGGGGATACGAGGTCCACGCCATGCTCGCTCCACAGATGGAAACCCTCGAGCAGGAGCTGGCCGGCAGCCCGAAGACTGCCGATCAGATTCTCCAGATGCTAAACGGACTGGCCCGCTAG
- a CDS encoding GntR family transcriptional regulator, with translation MGKISGTATSGRDKAYVHLRESVLTDPELQGQFLKEADLAADLGISRTPVREALMLLVSEGLVELIPQRGAYVPAISGREISELMELRSLLEGHASRLIISEQRVPADRMQDTLDLQKAVPDNDDPESALHFIRLGTLFHQQLIDAAGSELISRTYSNLQVRQTLAGVSAVCRTIGRRNAVCTEHQDILDALVAGDVVQAQKAIDEHLTALRNVLLRT, from the coding sequence ATGGGTAAGATCTCGGGCACGGCTACATCCGGCCGTGACAAGGCGTATGTGCACCTGCGCGAAAGTGTCCTAACTGATCCCGAATTACAGGGTCAATTCCTTAAGGAAGCGGACCTCGCCGCCGACCTCGGCATTTCCCGCACCCCGGTACGCGAAGCACTCATGCTTCTAGTCTCCGAGGGACTGGTCGAGCTGATCCCACAACGTGGCGCCTACGTGCCAGCAATCTCCGGCAGGGAAATTTCCGAACTCATGGAACTTCGCAGCCTCCTGGAAGGCCATGCCTCCCGGCTGATCATTAGCGAACAGCGGGTTCCCGCAGACCGGATGCAGGACACACTCGACCTCCAGAAGGCTGTCCCGGACAACGACGACCCGGAGTCTGCCCTCCATTTCATCCGGCTTGGCACGTTGTTCCACCAACAACTCATCGACGCCGCCGGAAGCGAATTGATATCCCGTACGTACAGCAACCTCCAAGTCCGGCAAACCCTGGCGGGAGTCTCGGCCGTGTGCCGAACCATCGGGCGCCGCAACGCCGTATGCACCGAACATCAGGACATTCTCGACGCCCTAGTGGCAGGCGATGTCGTTCAGGCGCAAAAGGCGATCGATGAACATCTCACCGCCCTCCGGAACGTCCTGCTGCGAACCTGA
- a CDS encoding thiamine pyrophosphate-dependent enzyme yields the protein MTQMTVRAPQYTVVDQATVQKSAGHVIVDSLIAHGVKRAHVVPGESFLEVLDGLHGSDIETIVCRHEGGAAYMAEADGKMNQLPGVAMVTRGPGAANAHVGLHTAWQDSTPMILFVGLIPFAHRDREAFQEFDIKAWFGTGAKRVMVLDHAERASEIVAEAFFATMSGRPGPVVIGLPEDVIRQQIPAALHPPIPVAAGGMTSADAEALAAALAESAKPLFVTGGNDWTQEGADQLTAWLEQHSIPAAAEWRTEGTVPFSSPSYVGPIGYGRPRPTYDLLEETDLLVFVGTVPGDVITDGFLCRQDWNRKNFLVTMDPSLRGRSGAVTYQIVSKPDVFARDLAKIELPVKDEWRAWTAKMRAEQESFAKLPSAVPGEGLARMDTLMANLVPGLPEDAMVTFGAGEHTNWAHRYFPTERYASMISARNGSMGYSVPSAIAASLAHPGRRVVSIAGDGEFLMNGQELATAAQYMATPLVVVMDNQEYGTIRTHQERHHPLRVSGTQLRNPDFAAMAQAFGGFGIRVEKDHDVPEAVNAALRAIDEDRVFALIHLVVEQRVKAY from the coding sequence ATGACGCAGATGACAGTTAGAGCCCCCCAGTACACGGTCGTCGACCAGGCGACCGTCCAAAAGTCCGCGGGGCATGTCATAGTCGATAGCCTCATTGCCCACGGAGTGAAGCGCGCCCACGTCGTTCCGGGTGAAAGCTTCCTCGAGGTCCTGGATGGGCTGCACGGTTCCGACATCGAAACCATAGTTTGCCGCCACGAGGGCGGCGCCGCCTACATGGCAGAGGCAGACGGAAAAATGAACCAACTGCCCGGCGTCGCCATGGTGACCCGGGGGCCCGGGGCCGCCAACGCGCATGTTGGTCTGCACACCGCATGGCAGGACTCGACGCCGATGATTCTGTTCGTGGGTCTTATTCCTTTCGCCCACCGCGACCGGGAAGCTTTCCAGGAGTTTGACATCAAGGCCTGGTTCGGCACCGGCGCCAAGCGCGTCATGGTCCTTGACCATGCCGAGCGTGCCTCGGAGATTGTTGCCGAGGCGTTCTTCGCCACGATGAGCGGGCGCCCCGGCCCGGTAGTGATAGGTCTTCCCGAGGACGTCATTCGGCAGCAGATCCCGGCAGCGCTCCACCCGCCCATTCCGGTTGCCGCCGGAGGCATGACGTCCGCGGACGCCGAGGCGTTGGCCGCCGCCTTGGCCGAATCGGCCAAACCACTGTTTGTCACCGGCGGCAACGACTGGACACAGGAGGGCGCCGACCAGTTGACGGCCTGGTTGGAGCAGCACAGCATCCCGGCCGCGGCCGAATGGCGCACCGAAGGAACCGTCCCGTTCAGTTCCCCTTCATACGTCGGGCCGATCGGGTACGGGCGTCCCCGCCCTACGTACGACCTCCTGGAAGAAACTGACCTGCTGGTCTTCGTCGGCACTGTCCCGGGTGACGTTATCACCGATGGCTTCCTGTGCCGACAAGACTGGAACAGGAAAAACTTCCTGGTCACAATGGACCCGTCCCTTCGAGGCCGCTCGGGAGCCGTCACCTACCAGATTGTGTCCAAGCCCGATGTGTTTGCGCGGGATCTGGCCAAAATCGAGCTTCCCGTGAAGGACGAATGGCGGGCCTGGACTGCGAAGATGCGAGCGGAACAGGAATCCTTCGCGAAGCTGCCCTCTGCCGTCCCGGGTGAAGGTCTGGCTCGCATGGATACGCTGATGGCCAACCTGGTTCCTGGTTTGCCAGAGGACGCGATGGTCACTTTCGGCGCCGGGGAGCACACCAACTGGGCGCACCGCTACTTCCCGACGGAGCGGTATGCATCCATGATCAGCGCGAGGAACGGTTCCATGGGCTACTCGGTCCCCTCAGCGATTGCCGCCTCTTTGGCCCATCCAGGACGGCGGGTGGTCAGCATCGCCGGCGACGGGGAATTCCTCATGAACGGGCAGGAACTGGCCACCGCTGCGCAATACATGGCCACGCCGCTCGTTGTTGTCATGGACAACCAGGAATACGGAACGATCCGTACGCATCAGGAGCGCCACCACCCCTTGCGGGTATCGGGTACGCAGCTGCGGAACCCGGACTTCGCCGCAATGGCGCAAGCCTTTGGCGGGTTTGGTATCCGCGTAGAGAAAGACCACGACGTACCGGAAGCAGTGAACGCTGCTCTCCGTGCAATTGACGAGGACAGGGTTTTTGCCCTGATTCATTTGGTGGTCGAACAAAGGGTCAAAGCCTACTAG